In Gossypium raimondii isolate GPD5lz chromosome 12, ASM2569854v1, whole genome shotgun sequence, a single window of DNA contains:
- the LOC105765470 gene encoding transcription factor SPEECHLESS, giving the protein MDDNLCEFSDEPEFVGEDDLFSIFESLDGLIDFPVPFTPLEEMTTATTAAAVGVGGGSAQKSTPLMESETEETSPKTKRQKLGSLEETMNTDGPQRMSHITVERNRRKQMNEHLSVLRSLMPCFYVKRGDQASIIGGVVDYINELQQVLQALEAKKQRKVYSEVLSPRVVLSPRPSPLSPRKPPLSPRLNLPISPRTPQPGSPYKPRLQKGYLSPTMAASTSLEPSPTSSTSSVDNNNELVANSKSHVADVEVKFSGPNLVLKTVSPRIPGQALKIISALEELSLEILNVDIKTVDETMLNSFTIKIGIECQLSAEELAQQIQQTFGHC; this is encoded by the exons ATGGATGATAATTTGTGTGAGTTTTCCGATGAGCCTGAGTTCGTCGGTGAAGATgatttatttagtatttttgaaagtttagaTGGTCTTATTGATTTCCCAGTACCTTTTACTCCGTTAGAAGAAATGACGACGGCTACAACGGCGGCGGCTGTGGGTGTTGGTGGTGGTAGTGCACAAAAATCAACTCCATTAATGGAGTCGGAAACGGAGGAAACTTCACCGAAAACCAAGAGACAAAAACTGGGTTCTTTAGAAGAAACAATGAATACTGATGGGCCTCAAAGGATGTCTCATATTACCGTCGAACGGAACCGGAGGAAGCAAATGAACGAACATTTATCGGTGCTGAGATCGTTGATGCCGTGTTTTTATGTCAAAAGA GGTGATCAAGCATCCATCATTGGTGGTGTAGTGGATTATATCAACGAGTTACAGCAAGTTTTACAAGCACTCGAAGctaaaaaacaaaggaaagttTACAGTGAAGTGTTGAGTCCAAGGGTGGTTTTAAGTCCAAGACCGTCACCACTCAGTCCTCGGAAGCCACCGTTGAGTCCCCGTTTGAACTTGCCAATAAGTCCGAGAACACCACAACCCGGTAGTCCGTACAAACCACGGTTGCAAAAGGGTTACCTCTCACCAACAATGGCGGCTAGTACTTCACTTGAACCCTCTCCCACTTCTTCAACTTCCTCCGTTGACAACAACAACGAACTCGTCGCTAACTCAAAATCACACGTCGCCGACGTGGAAGTGAAGTTTTCAGGTCCCAACCTTGTTTTAAAGACAGTATCTCCTCGGATTCCCGGTCAAGCTCTCAAAATAATCTCAGCTCTTGAAGAACTCTCACTGGAAATCCTTAATGTCGACATTAAAACCGTTGATGAAACCATGCTTAACTCTTTCACGATCAag ATTGGAATTGAATGCCAACTGAGTGCTGAAGAATTGGCTCAACAAATCCAGCAAACATTCGGCCATTGCTAG